A stretch of the Fusarium musae strain F31 chromosome 2, whole genome shotgun sequence genome encodes the following:
- a CDS encoding hypothetical protein (EggNog:ENOG41), whose protein sequence is MSDSPQSAAPKEVDHGAPSPDDEAQMNEQQDPQAANSAGYEYEGVKEQDRWLPIANARPAVHIWIPLMSCDSSSKSPKAPRASKADRADELDANIRNFAPVARIMKNALPENAKIAKEAKECMQECVSEFISFITSEASEKCQQEKRKTVNGEDILFAMTSLGFENYAEALKVYLSKYREQQNQSNRDRVGIDNQQWMNDAKTEPSAVGEFGQDGNGVEAGGDPNYIYASQPGHNGNAGEGY, encoded by the exons ATGTCGGATTCCCCCCAATCCGCTGCTCCCAAGGAGGTTGACCATGGTGCACCGTCACCCGACGACGAAGCACAAATGAACGAGCAACAAGACCCACAAGCCGCAAACTCAGCGGGCTACGAGTATGAGGGTGTAAAGGAACAAGATCGATGGTTGCCAATAGCCAATG CCCGCCCAGCCGTGCATATCTGGATCCCTCTCATGTCTTGCGATTCGTCCTCCAAATCACCCAAAGCGCCTCGCGCCTCCAAGGCCGACAgggctgatgagcttgatgctaACATTCGAAACTTTGCTCCAGTTGCTCGTATCATGAAAAATGCACTACCTGAGAACGCAAAGATCGCGAAAGAGGCCAAGGAGTGTATGCAAGAGTGTGTTAGTGAATTTATCTCTTTCATCACAAGCGAGG CGTCGGAGAAATGCCAGCAAGAGAAACGAAAGACCGTAAATGGTGAAGACATTCTTTTCGCCATGACATCTCTCGGTTTCGAGAACTACGCGGAAGCGCTGAAAGTTTACCTCAGCAAGTACAGAGAG caacagaatCAGTCGAACCGCGATCGAGTGGGGATCGATAATCAACAATGGATGAATGATGCCAAAACAGAGCCTAGTGCCGTGGGCGAATTTGGACAGGACGGAAACGGCGTCGAGGCTGGGGGTGACCCCAACTACATTTATGCCTCGCAACCTGGCCACAATGGCAACGCTGGCGAGGGCTACTAA
- a CDS encoding hypothetical protein (EggNog:ENOG41~BUSCO:EOG09265BAK): MSSAAQVPAKKQQGQHKPPSDTPHDAASYSRCLDLQVTYSNYKNTLQQIAQRIGDIEQEAEEHKLVLETLEPLSEDRKCFRLINGVLVERTVKDVVPALKTNQEGLRKVLDDLVKQYKTKQDDLEKWKKKNNVQVVQQ, translated from the exons ATGTCTTCAGCGGCTCAGGTACCTGCTAAGAAGCAGCAAGGTCAGCACAAACCCCCGTCTGATACACCTCATGACGCCGCCTCTTACTCACGTTGTCTAGATCTTCAAGTTACCTACTCCAACTACAAAAACACTCTTCAGCAAATAGCCCAGAGAATTGGTGATATTGAGCAAGAAGCAGAGGAGCACAA ACTTGTTTTGGAGACACTAGAGCCCCTCTCAGAAGACAGAAAGTGTTTCCGTCTCATCAATGGTGTGCTTGTTGAGAGGACGGTCAAGGATGTGGTACCAGCCCTCAAGACCAACCAAGAAGGGCTTCGCAAGGTGTTGGATGATTTGGTGAAGCAATACAAGACGAAGCAggatgatcttgagaagtGGAAG aagaagaacaatgtGCAGGTTGTACAGCAATAA
- a CDS encoding hypothetical protein (EggNog:ENOG41), translating into MHPHLHTKNALACEEVIAALEQCHSQGFMHKAVGSCNDAKEKVNECLKIERSKMQAENRNAARAKRDKIREQQRELGL; encoded by the exons atgcatcctcatcttcacacAAAGAACGCTCTGG CGTGTGAAGAGGTCATCGCTGCTCTCGAACAGTGCCATAGCCAAGGCTTCATGCACAAGGCTGTTGGGAGCTGCAATGACGCCAAAGAGAAGGTCAACGAATGCCTAAAGATCGAACGATCAAAGATGCAGGCCGAGAATCGAAACGCTGCCCGGGCGAAGCGCGACAAAATCCGGGAGCAGCAGCGGGAACTGGGACTGTGA
- a CDS encoding hypothetical protein (EggNog:ENOG41), which translates to MGYVRTRSVPSIVAGCAVGFLYALGGYRIQNEQPYGVELGLLASVVLGGSAFPRALRLRKPVPILLSVISAFGLFTYGSALRRRA; encoded by the exons ATGGGATACGTGCGCACACGATCTGTTCCTTCGATCGTTGCTGGCTGTGCTGTTGGATTCTTAT ATGCTCTTGGTGGCTATCGCATTCAGAATGAGCAGCCTTACGGAGTCGAGCTTGGTCTTTTAGCCTCCGTCGTTCTTGGGGGATCTGCTTTCCCCCGAGCCCTTCGTCTGAGGAAACCGGTTCCAATTCTTCTCAGCGTCATTTCAGCATTTGGCCTCTTCACCTACGGTTCTGCTCTTCGAAGGAGGGCCTGA
- a CDS encoding hypothetical protein (EggNog:ENOG41~BUSCO:EOG09265JA7) gives MAAKKNVRDITPSAAAATQASTTSAGSVPPQPQPKPVAIAKNEIKGEVQWDKVAQNLYNHYVNNTPQRIKLVDAFMAFLVVVGVLQFINCALAGTFPFNAFLSGFCVTVGQFVLTASLRLQTNEAVKNDCPSVSPERAFADYIVCSLILHFFAINFIN, from the exons ATGGCGGCTAAGAAGAACGTCCGCGATATCACCCCCTCGGCCGCTGCTGCCACTCAggccagcaccaccagcgcTGGTTCagttcctcctcagcctcagcccaaGCCCGTTGCCATCGCCAAGAACGAAATCAAGGGCGAAGTTCAGTGGGACAAGGTAGCCCAGAACCTCTACAATCACTACGTCAACAACACTCCTCAGCGCATCAAGTTGGTTGATGCTTTTATGGCCTTCCTTGTTGTCGTTGGTGTTCTCCAATTCATCAACTGCGCCCTCGCTGGCACCTTC CCCTTCAACGCTTTCCTGTCCGGCTTCTGTGTGACAGTTGGGCAGTTCGTCTTGACTG CTTCGCTACGACTTCAAACAaatgaggctgtcaagaaTGATTGTCCTTCAGTATCCCCCGAAAG AGCTTTCGCCGACTACATCGTCTGCAGCTTGATCCTGCATTTCTTCGCCATCAACTTCATTAACTAG
- a CDS encoding hypothetical protein (BUSCO:EOG09262V9N): MFNALNRFISRLDGDVQQQRQQERGSFGFQVLRNTNLELAIEPWFDFIVGINGRPIGQRTREIHAPVALDTASLGLSLQYAPLALAANIWHVLDVPANSPADAAGLLPYSDYILGSPEGALYGEGGLGELVEDFIGRPMRIWVYNNEYNVTREVTIQPSRDWGGQGALGCVLGYGALHRIPPPLSEPVDAPGETMFDGATNEESEDAYAPAIGGSEPAPPVGDFLVPAQMIGDAPVSAPPRGAGKKKERHGHNPNRLMDDYFKEEEEKSRAVDNAPSTRNSPAPPPPKGGPPRDSPKPETQASGGEAE, encoded by the exons ATGTTTAATGCGCTAAACCGCTTCATCTCGCGCCTGGACGGAGACGTCCAGCAGCAGAGGCAACAAGAGCGAGGCTCCTTCGGCTTCCAGGTGCTGCGCAATACCAACCTGGAGCTTGCTATCGAGCCCTGGTTCGACTTCATTGTTGGAATCAATGGTAGACCTATT GGCCAAAGAACGAGAGAAATCCATGCACCTGTTGCGTTAGATACTGCATCCCTCGGTCTTTCGCTCCAATACGCTCCGCTGGCCCTTGCTGCCAACATCTGGCACGTTCTCGATGTCCCCGCCAACTCCCCCGCCGACGCCGCCGGTCTTCTGCCATACAGTGACTATATCCTCGGCAGTCCTGAGGGTGCTTTATATGGCGAGGGTGGCCTGGGCGAGCTCGTCGAGGATTTTATTGGACGGCCGATGCGAATCTGGGTCTACAACAACGAATACAATGTCACCAGAGAAGTCACAATACAACCTAGCAGGGATTGGGGTGGCCAAGGAGCGTTGGGTTGCGTGCTTGGATACGGAGCCCTTCACAGGATCCCTCCTCCTCTGAGCGAGCCCGTTGATGCCCCTGGCGAGACGATGTTCGACGGAGCTACCAATGAGGAGAGTGAAGACGCGTATGCTCCTGCTATAGGTGGCTCGGAGCCCGCCCCTCCCGTAGGAGACTTTTTGGTGCCTGCACAGATGATAGGTGATGCTCCGGTGAGTGCACCGCCGAGGGGagctggcaagaagaaggaacgCCATGGCCACAACCCTAACAGGCTGATGGATGACTACTttaaagaggaggaagagaagagtcgGGCTGTGGACAATGCACCTTCGACTAGGAACTCACCAGCCCCTCCCCCACCCAAAGGCGGTCCTCCAAGGGACTCACCAAAGCCAGAGACTCAGGCCAGTGGTGGTGAAGCAGAATGA
- a CDS encoding hypothetical protein (BUSCO:EOG0926306O) — MSLDDSEYSLKPAEELPLTDDCHHYQGKHQVPWDIQKYFAQRYSIFSLYDYGVYMTDDAWFGVTPEPVANQVAHDMYGTDQKKHILIDVFGGAGGNSIAFALSERWSRVISIERDPSTLACAQNNAKVYGIAPGLITWVLGDSFEYLDKLFNHTEELHPNLRVGLDETVLFASPPWGGPGYRTDEVFNLYNMQPYNLDDLHTAYNRLDHALFLPRTSDIRQIARLAPPDRKVEVVQYCMEGASKALVAYLPGKYSEARQ; from the exons ATGTCGCTGGACGACTCCGAGTACTCTCTGAAGCCCGCTGAAGAGCTGCCTCTTACTGATGATTGTCACCATTATCAAGGAAAGCATCAGGTGCCATGGGATATTCAAAA ATACTTTGCGCAACGTTATTCGATCTTCTCATTATATGACTATGGAGTTTACATGACGGATGATGCCTGGTTTGGTGTGACGCCCGAGCCAGTAGCAAA CCAGGTGGCTCATGATATGTACGGCACCGATCAGAAGAAGCATATCCTGATCGATGTCTTTGGTGGTGCAGGGGGTAACAGTATTGCCTTTGCTCTTTCCGAACGATGGAGTCGCGTTATCTCTATCGAACGCGACCCTTCAACTCTAGCCTGTGCCCAGAATAACGCCAAGGTCTATGGTATCGCGCCGGGGCTAATTACGTGGGTTCTCGGTGATAGCTTCGAGTACCTCGATAAGTTGTTCAATCACACAGAAGAACTGCACCCAAATCTAAGAGTAGGCCTTGACGAAACAGTACTGTTTGCGAGTCCACCTTGGGGCGGCCCTGGATACCGCACTGATGAAGTATTTAATCTTTACAACATGCAGCCGTACAATCTTGACGATTTACACACTGCATACAACAGGCTGGATCACGCGCTGTTTCTCCCACGGACGAGTGATATCCGACAAATCGCCAGACTAGCACCTCCTGATAGGAAAGTCGAGGTTGTTCAATACTGCATGGAGGGTGCCAGCAAGGCCCTGGTAGCTTACCTTCCAGGCAAATACTCAGAGGCCCGCCAGTGA
- a CDS encoding hypothetical protein (EggNog:ENOG41), giving the protein MAKDKKKNADAKKAKKAEKAAKQANKGEKKAKNKAAKVEGSDAEDIDLDEVLEEYRRQQEQFLKITETVIDAPPRARAASTLMASPHDSNTLLLFGGEYFNGSLAQFFNDLNIYNINRDEWRCVTSPNAPLPRSGHAWTRAGNPNHVYLFGGEFSSPKQGTFHHYSDFWRLEPATREWTKIESKGKDKSPSARSGHRMTYWKQYIILFGGFQDTSNQTKYLSDLWIFDTVNFVWHSPQLPPAQLKPDARSSFTLLPHEQGAVLYGGYSRVKATVNVKQKGNKGPSQAQRNVLIPKVHEDCFFLRISQPATDANPNTPPVVRWEKRKKPANAPNPTRAGATMAWHKGRGILFGGVHDVEASEEGMDSEFFNQLFAWNIERNRFMPLGLRKPRQQKKAATEPRGGRRGRAQANEDELLRQLAALETGASLDDADDIELAKKEGERDDDKPTREMPVTMEPPHVRFNAQLAIQDDVLYIYGGTFEKGDREFTFDDLYAIDLGKLDGCKEIFSRPVEDWIESDDEDDDEDEDEEDEEDEDEEEAGQQLYTPSKRKKKQDEVSEALSEPSSEPSTPSEEDETETVAISVDDGLPHPRPFESRREFFVRTSAEWQEILMTSLRWKNIQPETLAIKEIKAKAFELSEEKWWDCREEIVALEEEQEAAGIQEVVSLAERGDAASGGGARRR; this is encoded by the exons atggccaaagataaaaagaagaacgcCGACGCCAAAAAGGCAAAAAAG GCTGAGAAAGCAGCCAAGCAGGCCAATAAGGGTgaaaagaaggccaagaataAGGCTGCTAAGGTCGAAGGAAGTGATGCCGAAGAtattgatcttgatgaggtgCTCGAAGAGTATCGAAGACAACAGGAGCAGTTCCTCAAGATCACTGAGACGGTAATTGATGCACCTCCGAGAGCGAGAGCTGCTTCAACGTTGATGGCTTCACCTCATGATAGCAATACTTTACTACTTTTCGGTGGCGAATACTTCAATGGCTCTCTCGCTCAGTTCTTCAACGATCTAAATATCTACAACATTAACAGAGACGAGTGGCGATGTGTAACTTCACCCAACGCTCCGCTCCCACGATCTGGTCATGCCTGGACCAGAGCCGGAAATCCGAACCATGTCTATCTCTTTGGCGGGGAGTTCTCTTCGCCAAAACAGGGCACATTTCATCACTACTCAGATTTCTGGAGGCTGGAGCCTGCAACGAGGGAGTGGACGAAGATTGAGAGCAAGGGAAAGGACAAGAGCCCTTCAGCTCGAAGTGGTCATCGAATGACGTACTGGAAGCAGTACATTATCCTCTTTGGTGGTTTCCAAGACACTTCAAATCAGACAAAGTACCTTTCAGATCTCTGGATCTTTGATACCGTTAACTTTGTGTGGCACTCTCCTCAACTGCCTCCTGCCCAACTCAAGCCAGATGCTCGCTCATCTTTTACTCTGTTACCCCATGAACAAGGTGCGGTTCTCTACGGAGGTTACTCACGTGTTAAGGCGACTGTCAACGTCAAGCAAAAGGGCAACAAGGGACCTAGCCAGGCTCAGCGAAACGTTCTTATTCCCAAGGTTCATGAAGactgcttcttcctcagaaTCTCCCAGCCTGCCACAGACGCCAACCCCAATACTCCCCCGGTTGTTCGCTGGGAAAAGCGAAAGAAGCCTGCCAATGCTCCCAACCCTACACGCGCTGGTGCGACAATGGCCTGGCACAAGGGCCGCGGGATTCTCTTTGGAGGAGTGCACGACGTTGAGGCTAGTGAGGAGGGGATGGATAGCGAGTTTTTCAACCAGCTTTTCGCTTGGAACATTGAACGAAATCGATTCATGCCTTTGGGTCTACGAAAGCCTCGTCaacagaagaaggctgctacTGAGCCCCGAGGCGGGCGCCGTGGTCGGGCTCAAGCAAATGAAGACGAGCTTCTGAGACAGCTTGCTGCTTTGGAGACTGGAGCTTCTCTGGATGACGCTGATGATATcgagcttgccaagaaggaaggGGAAAGAGACGACGACAAGCCAACAAGAGAAATGCCAGTGACCATGGAACCCCCACATGTAAGGTTTAATGCTCAACTAGCGATTCAAGACGATGTCCTCTATATCTATGGCGGAACATTTGAGAAGGGAGACCGAGAGTTCACATTTGATGATCTCTATGCCATCGACCTTGGAAAACTAGATGGTTGTAAGGAGATCTTTAGTCGGCCCGTCGAAGACTGGATC GAgtctgatgacgaggacgacgatgaggatgaggatgaggaggatgaagaagatgaggacgaggaagaagcggGTCAGCAGCTCTACACACCCAgtaagaggaagaagaagcaagatgAAGTTTCTGAGGCATTGTCGGAGCCTTCATCGGAGCCTTCAACGCCctcagaagaggatgagactgagactgtaGCCATTTCTGTGGACGACGGACTACCCCATCCTAGA CCTTTCGAGAGTCGACGAGAGTTCTTCGTCCGGACATCAGCTGAGTGGCAGGAGATTTTGATGACGAGCCTCCGTTGGAAGAACATCCAGCCCGAGACACTAGCTATCAAGGAGATCAAAGCTAAGGCCTTTGAGCTCAGTGAGGAGAAGTGGTGGGATTGTCGTGAGGAGATTGTGGCTCTggaggaggaacaggaagCTGCTGGTATTCAGGAGGTAGTAAGCTTAGCAGAGAGAGGAGATGCTGCTTCTGGTGGTGGAGCGAGAAGGAGGTAG